GTGCCCTCCTCCGCACGGCGTAGGCACGCACGCTGCTCGATCCGCCGGCCTGGCCCCGCGGGCCGCTCGATCCGCCGGcggagaaggtggaggagggcgTGCAAGCGGTGGAGGCAACCGGGGAGAGAGGGCGAGAGAGGGACGTccaagagggagagaggggacgACGCAGGGAGTAGGGGAGGGaagaaaagaaggggagaagaaaagagagagaaaagaaaaagaaaataaagagaaaaaagaaatatattTGTCAAAATGAGATGATAGTTTAAAATGGAATGGTAGTTGGAGATGGTTGAATAAAAAatgtggtagttggtatagaggatgagatatagagtatgacgagtgcggGAGGAATTGGTATAGAGAAGAGAATTTCGATGATCaggacataatatttttttagaggaTAAAAATAAAGTATGGCGAGTGCGGATATCCAGTAGTACTATACATCAGTAGCCATGCTGATGAGAATTTTCCACGCGGTGTCTCGCCACACAAACCCACCGACCAGTAGCACATACGACATGACTGAGAAGGATTCCAGAAATGGAATCTATTTCTGAATCTAGGAAAGGAAAATGCTTGCACATTGCCCTGAAAGAAGAACACGTAGCTAGATGGATACATGGACTGAACAGGTACAAGAAACAACACAGCACTTGCAATGCGATGCGCAAGAACTTGTGAACAGTGGAGTCGACGAGCTTAGGCCAAGATACGCAGCAGGAGAGCACCAAGCAGCATAAGATGTTTCTTACTCCTGCAGCACTGGAAAAAACAGAGAAACAGTTCAGTATGTCAATAATCTATGTATGCTGGAAATCTTAGTAAATAAACTTGGGAAACTTTATGATAGGAAAGTGCCCTGAATGAACAGTCAGTCTTTTGGATCCTTCACTCCATCATAGAAAACGCCTTGCTAGTCAAGACAATCAGGTGTAGGTGTGGCAATTGGCCCAAGCAGAAAAGGAGGACAACTAGAAAGAACATTTAACCAGTTCATCTGACGTAATTAACTTCCCTTTGATACGCTCGCTGACATGTGGGCACGACTCATACAAACAACGTAGCACTTGTGGTTAACCATCAAGTCAACAAGGTCAGCGACAAATGCCAGGTTCAATTTCTCTGCCCTTCTTCTGTCAAGTTGCCACAAGACTACTTCAGTAGCGATGCTGACGCGTTCAACAATTTTCCACACGGTGTCTGGACACAAAGGCACAAAACCACTGCCATTTTGTGTTGGTTACCGAAGTACACTACACTCCGGTAGCCCGGCGGCCCCGCCCCCAGTGGCAGAGACGACATGACTGAGGGAGGACTCCAGAAATGGAATTTATTTCTGAATCTAGGAAAGGAAAATGCTTGCacatttttctcaaaaaagaaaatgcttgcACATTGCACTGAAATAAGAACGCGTACTACTAGATGGAGACAGGACACCGGAAGAAACAACACAGCACTTGCAATGGGATGCGCAAGAACTTGTAAACAATGGAGTCAACGAGCGAAGTCAAGAGAAAGGACAGACGCCACTGCTAGCTGCTAGTCCTTCAGGCAGGACGACATCAGGAGGAGACTCTCGTAGTCTTGTACCGCTTAATTTCTGCGCAATCTTTGTTGGTGGAATCTACGCCCGCGACGCGATCCGGACGCGCTCACCAATTTTCCACGCGGTATCGCTCGCTCATCCTAGCATCACTGCACTTGCTACTTATTAATTGCTCCCGGGCTCGGAGTCGGAGCTTCCCAAGAATAAATTCCTAAAATTCCCACACGCTCCAgacggaggagagagagagagagacaatgtcagttgacgttgaccccggccggcgagctccggcgccggccgctCTTGCCACCACGGCGGCCagggacgccgacgccgacttCCTCTGGGAGCTGCGCAAGTACGTGCTGCTGCAGGCCACGCTTGCGGCAAGCGTCACCTACTCGGCGGGGCTGAGCCCGCCGGGAGGCTTCTGGGACGACAACGACGGCGggcgcctcgccggcgaccccgtGCTCCAGGTCACCTACGCCCGCCGCTACACGCTTTTCTTCTACTTCAACGCCACCGCCTTCATCGCCTCCATCATCACCGTCAACCTCCTCCTCGTGCACTCgctgagccgccgccgctggtggctCCGGGCGCTCCAGGCCGCCATGATTCTCGACCAGCTGGGCCTCATGGGGGCCTACGCCGCCGGCAGCTGCAGGGACGTCGCCATGTCCGCCTACATCGTCGCCCTTGTGGCCATGGTCTCGTCCTACGTCTGCGCCCATGTCCTGCTCTTCACCTTGTGCGCCCTGAgaaggcgcgccgccgccggcgaggacgccAAGCCTGATCCTAAAGAAGCACACGAAGCGGTGGAGCGCTCGCGCAAGTACCTACTCATCTTCGCGACTCTTGTTGCGACGGTGACGTACCAGGCTGGGCTGAGCACGCCGGGCGGGTTCCTGTCGGACAGCCAGGACAGTcaccacctcgccggcgaccccaTGCTCCACGGCCACCATCACGACCGCTTCATGGGCTTCTTCTACTTCAACACCACGGCGTTCGTGGCGTCCCTGGTCGTGATCATGCTCCTCATGAGCAGGACCGTGGCGCGCCACGGCTTCCAGTCGTGCGCGCTCTGGGTGTGCACGGGCGCCGCTCTGATCGGCCTCACCGGCGCCTTCTCCGTTGGGAGCAGCAGAAGCGTCAAGACCTCCATCTACGTCATTGCGTTGGTGGCTGCTATTCTGCTCTACATCGGTCTTCAGGTTCTGGTGTTCCTGTGCAAGCCTGTGGAGAATTGGGTCCACCGTGTCCAAGAAAAACTGCAAGAATTGCTGAAATTGGACCGAACTGAGCCACAGCAAGATCACCGGGTTCGTGCAGTATATGATCCGCAAACCCTGAATGCAGATCAGATTCTTCAGAAGTCCCGCATGTACCTGCTTCTGCTCGGGATTCTTGCGGCGAATGTGACGTACCAAGCAGGACTGAAGCCGCCGGGTGGCTTTTGGGAAGCAAATGCTGCCGATGGCAGTCTGCATCACTACCTAGCAGGTGACCCAGTCCTTCACATCACATATCCCCGGAGATATCTGGCTTTCTTCTACTGCAATGCAACAGCCTTTGTCGCGTCGCTGGTTATTCTCATCCTACTCCTCAGCAACATATTCAGCACCCAGGGAATCAAGTACTGCGCGCTGCAGGTTGCCATGATCCTGGACCTTCTTGGACTGATTGGTGCGTATGCTGCTGGAAGCTGCAGGCAAGTGTCCAAATCCGTGTACATCTCGGTGCTTGTTGTTCCAGTGTTCCTCTACGTCGGCATCCATGTTCTGGTGTTCATGTTAGAAGTGTTCCCAAATCATGCGACCTGGAGGGAAATGGTGAAGGCGAAACTGGGGCAGTTTGTGCCCAATTGGCTCAAGAAGTTGTTTGAGCTGCAGGACGGGGAGGAAGATGGGGACCTGGAATGGAAATTAGAGAAGAGCCGGAAGCTTCTGCTGCTCCTTGCCATTCTTGCAGCAAGCCTCACCTACCAGGCAGGCATGAGTCCCCCGGGTGGCTTCTGGCAAGTGAACAAGACAGGCCATGTCGTGGGCAACCCAGTGCTCAGCGACAACTACCCCCGCCGCTACCTGGCTTTCTTTTACTGCAACGCAACTGCCTTCGTTGCGTCTCTGGCCATCATCATGCTGCTGGTGAACAGAAAGCTTTCAGCAAGAGGAATACAGTCCCACGCGCTCAGGGTGTGCGTGATCCTTGACCTGATTGGGCTCATGGGTGCGTTCGCCGCTGGGAGCTCCAGGAAGGTATCGACATCCATCTATGTCTTGGTCCTGGTCTTTGCAGTTCTAGTCTGCATCGCGCTTCAAGTTGTTCTAGTTGTATCAGAGTCAGTTCAGCATCTTGTGCAGATGCTTCTATCCTTTTTCGGCATACTGGAAGAAGAATCCAGAGACATATTGCCTCATAGGGCCACCAATGGAGGGGCGCGAGATCTCTGGGGTGAGAAGTTGCCcaaatacttgctgctgctcgCTGCACTCGCAGCTGCTGCCACTTACGAAGCCGCCATGAACCCTCCCGGTGGCCTCTGGGATGATGGCCAGACTGCCCACACAGCCGGTGACCCGGTCCTTCGGAGCAGCTATCCACGTCGCTACAAGGCTTTCTTCTACTGCAATGCGACTTCCTTCATGGCGTCTCTGGTGATTATGGTCTTGCTCCTGATCAAGCGAGTTTGCAGAGCAAAACCGGCCATCTTGGCACTGCACACTGCCATGATACTGAACTTATTTGGCCTGATGGGTGCGTATGCTGCTGGGAGCTGTAGGAGAGTGAGAACCTCTGCATACATCTTGGCATTAGTGATCGGGGTTTCTGCATACATTGTTGTTCTTCTTATTGTGTCCATAGGTGTCGCAAAATGGTTGGAAAGCGTCATGGACAAGCTAGTGGAACGAATGATCTGGTGCTTCTCTCCAGAAGATTTGTGAAACTTGGCACCATGAACATAAAAAGGGTCAAGTCACAAGTGTGATTGTAATACTTTGTACATTCCTTTTCGAACTTTTGCTAGGCTTTCAAGTCTAACATAGCTCCTTTTCTGAAGAATTGTTGTAATTTGATTAGTTCATTTGTATTATCTCTTGGAAATGACCCTACATTAGTTGTGGAAAATGTGATGCAGCATTCATTGACTTTCCTTTAGCTCAAGTTAGTGTATTTTTTCTTCCAGATATAACCTTCTaggtgttctttttttttctacaagTGTTGTTTTCCAGGAAAGGTGTGTGATATACATTGTAATGCTAAAAAGTCTCAAAGGTCAAGAAGCAAATCTGAAACATAAATATGCGCGTGGCCGTGGCTCATGGTTTCTGGTCTTCATACTTACTATAGCATCAGTTGTCACGTCTACTTGTCAGCTTAAATAAGAAAATTACCAAGTTTTTGCCTGATATTTTCAGGAAACGCTTTTCGCCGAAACATATCAGAGATATGTTGCATGGAAAGTCCCAAACAACTGATACAGTATTTCAGCTAACTTGGAATCCATTACCAGAcatgaaaaaaataaacataGCGCCTTGCTGTCTGTAGTTTTGGATAGGCAAACAGAGGATTGAATATGTAGCACTATCTTGAGAGAACAGAGTACCTGGGCACCACGACGGGATGCCGATTTGTGAACTGTCACTGGCAGTCATTGTTTTAACAGAGTACCCTTTGAATCACCATAACTTGACCAGCATAATCATGACCAAAGTTTTAACAGAAGTCCAGCCAGTAATCATCAGTTGCTACCAAGCTTGAGTTGGCCTACATAACCTTCCATATCTTGGTAAGTCTTTACTGAAGAGCATATCTTTAGCGGATTGAGGACCCTGTTTTTGTTCTGTTCTGCATTTGGGGGGGATGCTACTTAAGATCCCTAGTTTCTATAAACTTATTGTCATGCCTTCGATTGGATAGTAAATTAAAGGGCAGTTCGtttagaacaaaatttgctgcaTGATACTTCTTTCTTGATCTGAAATACGATGTCACTAATTCACTATAGTGCTTCAATGCATACTGGAGTATGCACCAAATAGCACCATGTGCattgatttttcttttgtctATAAATGATGGCAAACACTTGGTCCAGCTGTGCTACTGCTACCATTTCGCAGGTTGCGCGGTGGCCATTTGTAGAGAACAAGCAAAAACTGAACTAGCAACTGAAGAGGGGAAACAGTCATCCGAAATTGCATAAGGAATTGAGGCCTTCTGAAATTGTACAAGCATACTTGTCTTAAAGAGTACAATTTCTGGTTTTCATCAAAACCTGGTACTTGACCAAAATTATTTCTTTTTCATCCACCAGCAAAAAACCACGAAATCAATTCCCAAAAATTCTTTGACATTTTGAATCCTGCGTATAATTTCGAAGTTTTTATAATCTAATACATATCTCATGATCTTTTTCTATTGGAAGAACAGATTAAATCTTCGGAACGAAATATAGTTACAAAACATTGAAGAAATGGCCACATCATCTAGCTACATCCTTTACATGACATGGTTAAATTTATGCTACATCTAATTACGCAACAAAATGTttaaaaatgtacaaaatctacAAGAGAAGAGGAAATTGCCGCACTATTTACGTGTTTCATCTACAACAGTGTATCAATGATGTTACCTACAAAAATTACTGGAGCGTGGACACAAAAATCCACCAAAGAATTGTTAACCCCTTAAATTAGATATGTCCATCCTCTGTCAATTAACTAGTTATTGTACCTCTTCTGTGAAAGCCCTGAATATGAAATCCCTGAATCTCTTGCAATATTGCTTTGGGTCAACGGCCGATATGGAGTTAGGATCGTATTGCATGGATTTGTAAGCATGCTCGAGCTTCTTACTAATATCGTAGTCTTGCAGGATGTCAATGATTCCAAAGAACAAGAAGACATCCTGAAATTCGCCTGTGAGCTCACCGATGAGCAAAGATTCACTTTCGGGATTCTTCACTATGTTCTCCACCCTTGAGGGCATGCAAATCCCTAGTTTTAGTGGTTTGTTTCTGCATAGATTGGAATTAGTATGTCAGTCTTCAGAGGTCAATTCCAAGGGAAATGTAGCTACAGTGCTCTCATATTTATTATGTAACCAAGATATGCTGAAAGCAGATAAGGCTTCTATGGTTCGAATTTGAAAGCACTGGTGCATATATTATGTCACGATAAGCAATATTTTTCTTCAGGTGAAAAAGATCGCCATATTTTTGTTTACTTTAATTAAGCATCTCTAATAGTATTTCACTAGTACGAGCCCTGTACAACCGATCCTTTACCTAGTTTCCTCAGAATCTTCTGCGGCTGTATGAGGTGGTCCATTGTCAGGATTGCTGCTGTCTGGGTAACCAGCAAAGAGATTTTTCAGTCTTATTACTTCAAATATACCAACAGCATTTTTGCAGGTGCAAGTATGTACAGAATGCATCATGCAGCTTACCTTTGCATCTGTCCTTGAAGTGAATACCAACCAAAAGACTATAATCCATGATCCTCTCCTGCTCCAATAATTCACAATCTTTGTCCACTTGCCTATGAAGACAAATCGTAACTCATAAGAGCAAGGAATGCTTGGGTTTATTTTAATTCAGCTGTGACTTGGAACATTTCTAAGAACTTCTCATTGGACGGATTGGCACATCCAAACATTCTTATAGTAAACTTTCTGCAGATATGTAATTATATTCATAAAATGTACTAAGTGGAAAAAGCAAAACATCTTGTACCGTTTTCCAGATGGGATGTGTACCTGCAGAATTCTTGAAACCAAGATCCTTCTAGTCGGAAAATGAAATTAAGATCAAGATCCTTAAGCGTTGTATGCTCGCTAATTTGATCAATGGGTTTGTCTGTCATGCGACCATGTGAAGATCCTTTCAAATCAAAGCGCCTATGGATTGTATAATTGGAGCAGAAAAGATTCCCCATTATAACAAATCGGACCTGTATTTCATGGTTACAAAATATTGAGCGACTCTCAAATATCAAATTAAAGTTTGTTAATATAGGAGTCTAACCTTTTTCTGAATAGCTCCGGTAAGTTTAACACAGTGCAGACCAAAGAATTTAGTTAATAGAGTATGTTCAAAAGCACGGACATGTTTATAATAGGATGGAAGCATCCTAAGCAGCACCTGTCCACACAAAAAACATAAATTCAATCATATAAAGTTAATCTGAGGTGAGTGGATTACATTAACTTACTTTAACTTCTGATTTCTTCATTGTTTTGATCATGTACTTGTCATCATTTGTGAGGTAAAAGAAACTTCCACTTTTCCCTGGCGATGAAAGTTCCCTGAGCGCCTCATCCCCGCAAATGGAGAGCATGTAATCAGCAGGGTCGACATCGAAGAGCTTGCGCAAAGTCCTGCAGCGAAGTACAGAAGAACAGATTAATTAGATCTACATTGTAGATATGCAGGAAGCAGTAATAACAATATCAAATCAATTATTACCACAAGAAAGGAAAAAATAGGATATATAAATCATAAAACCTGAAAACCAGGGGGCAGTAGTCCTTCCACCGAAAATCGCCTGATTGGTGTGGAGGAGTATGCTTTGATCCTTCAGGAGGAAATCTTGTCCACACCTTCTCTTTCGGATCAAATGCTGATGATTTAAGATCCAGCGAAGTTGGCGCTGACTGCCTTCCAACAGCATGCCTGTGCTCCGAAATTGATTTGATCATCATGCATGAGTGGCAACTTCAAATGAATGAATGAGCTAGATTCAGAAGAAGAGCAAGGCATCAGAAAATAAAGTACAGTACATACCTAATGCCAAGCTGCAGGTTGAGCATGAGCTCATAATTCCTGTGCCCCTTGGATATGGTCTCCCCCTGCTTCTTCCCTGGCCTCGGCGGCGTCCGCATGCACGACGACGTCCGCAAGCACGACCTGTCCGTCCTCGTCTCGTCgctctcagcagcagcagcagcagcctcggcCTGCAGGCTGTCCATGTCCAAGGACGCGCTGCTCATCCTCCTGCTCGCGC
The nucleotide sequence above comes from Panicum virgatum strain AP13 chromosome 3K, P.virgatum_v5, whole genome shotgun sequence. Encoded proteins:
- the LOC120696679 gene encoding phosphatidylinositol 4-phosphate 5-kinase 6-like, with the translated sequence MATSSARKMSQLPAPASRLWEASIRKLQTIRRVGTVVPAPLGTVDGADAAATPCLLSVSSSASNTIYQYHEDGEESDTSNEGGNDESDDDDAALGEPTHAEQLLPSGDFYQGGLRGDLPHGAGKFLWTDGSMYEGSWRRGRASGRGKFSWTSGATYEGDFAGGYMHGHGTYIGEFGDTFAGLWAGNLRHGRGTQAYANGDVYDGHWRDGLQDGHGRYIWRQGHEYIGTWRAGDMHGCGTVIWADGDRYDGAWEDAKPKGQGTFRWADGGMYIGTWCEESGAVHADGVYYPPSGGPAVPVPREPCEPITALLQELEGCEGKKASLMPSHKILTWPGVEAVQKKPVWRPPKVTAAADQGRMSSASRRMSSASLDMDSLQAEAAAAAAESDETRTDRSCLRTSSCMRTPPRPGKKQGETISKGHRNYELMLNLQLGIRHAVGRQSAPTSLDLKSSAFDPKEKVWTRFPPEGSKHTPPHQSGDFRWKDYCPLVFRTLRKLFDVDPADYMLSICGDEALRELSSPGKSGSFFYLTNDDKYMIKTMKKSEVKVLLRMLPSYYKHVRAFEHTLLTKFFGLHCVKLTGAIQKKVRFVIMGNLFCSNYTIHRRFDLKGSSHGRMTDKPIDQISEHTTLKDLDLNFIFRLEGSWFQEFCRQVDKDCELLEQERIMDYSLLVGIHFKDRCKDSSNPDNGPPHTAAEDSEETRNKPLKLGICMPSRVENIVKNPESESLLIGELTGEFQDVFLFFGIIDILQDYDISKKLEHAYKSMQYDPNSISAVDPKQYCKRFRDFIFRAFTEEVQ
- the LOC120696678 gene encoding uncharacterized protein LOC120696678; amino-acid sequence: MSVDVDPGRRAPAPAALATTAARDADADFLWELRKYVLLQATLAASVTYSAGLSPPGGFWDDNDGGRLAGDPVLQVTYARRYTLFFYFNATAFIASIITVNLLLVHSLSRRRWWLRALQAAMILDQLGLMGAYAAGSCRDVAMSAYIVALVAMVSSYVCAHVLLFTLCALRRRAAAGEDAKPDPKEAHEAVERSRKYLLIFATLVATVTYQAGLSTPGGFLSDSQDSHHLAGDPMLHGHHHDRFMGFFYFNTTAFVASLVVIMLLMSRTVARHGFQSCALWVCTGAALIGLTGAFSVGSSRSVKTSIYVIALVAAILLYIGLQVLVFLCKPVENWVHRVQEKLQELLKLDRTEPQQDHRVRAVYDPQTLNADQILQKSRMYLLLLGILAANVTYQAGLKPPGGFWEANAADGSLHHYLAGDPVLHITYPRRYLAFFYCNATAFVASLVILILLLSNIFSTQGIKYCALQVAMILDLLGLIGAYAAGSCRQVSKSVYISVLVVPVFLYVGIHVLVFMLEVFPNHATWREMVKAKLGQFVPNWLKKLFELQDGEEDGDLEWKLEKSRKLLLLLAILAASLTYQAGMSPPGGFWQVNKTGHVVGNPVLSDNYPRRYLAFFYCNATAFVASLAIIMLLVNRKLSARGIQSHALRVCVILDLIGLMGAFAAGSSRKVSTSIYVLVLVFAVLVCIALQVVLVVSESVQHLVQMLLSFFGILEEESRDILPHRATNGGARDLWGEKLPKYLLLLAALAAAATYEAAMNPPGGLWDDGQTAHTAGDPVLRSSYPRRYKAFFYCNATSFMASLVIMVLLLIKRVCRAKPAILALHTAMILNLFGLMGAYAAGSCRRVRTSAYILALVIGVSAYIVVLLIVSIGVAKWLESVMDKLVERMIWCFSPEDL